TGGCGCCCATCGGAATATCCCGCTCTCTCTCATCCGGACTATACCGTCGGCCCCGGAATCACACCGGGTCTGCTGACCTTGCCGAAGCAAGCGCTCGCGGGCTAGACGCGATTGAAAGCTACTGCGCGCAGAGCATGCTGCGTTGTGGTCCTCCTCGAAGTGCTCATTTACCAGGGTAAACTCCGCCTTCTCGTCGAATCACGCCTCGCCTGCTCAGCGCTCGCTACGCTTTCATCCTTGTAACTGCGCCATTACCGCCGGTGGGGAATCGCACCCCGCCCTGAGAACGTTGCGGCCACGCCTGTGGCCGAGTGGCGTTTTACCACATTTGTCGGGACGATGCATGAGGCGCGGGTCGTTGGGGTCGGCGCGTGGCACCGAGATTCGGCATCGCGCCACGGTGCCCGACTCGGTAGGTTGGGTTGAGGCGCGTAGCGCCGAAGCCCAACATCACTCTTCGCTGCGCTCAACCTGGACGCCCCCCTCAACCTACGCCAGGCGCGGGCGCGCCACGATCTTCCAGTCGTCGCCCACCGCGCGAATGTCGACGATCTTCAGCTCGCGCGCCTCGCTCATCCGTTCCAGAGGCAGCTCCAGCAGCGGCCGCGCCGACGAGCCGAGGAACTTGGCCGCCATGAATATCTGGTATTCGTCGACCAGGCCGAGACTGGCGAAGGCGCCGACCAGCCGCGGGCCGGCCTCGACCAGCACCTCGTTGACACCACGCGCCGCTAGCTCACGCAACAACGCAGCCAGATCGACCCGCTCCTGGCCCAACACCAGCGCCTCGTGGCCGGCGCGGCGATAGGCATCTTCGCAGCCCGCTACCGCCGTGACGACCAGCGCTTCGCCGGCCTGAAAGAACGGTGCATCCAGCGGTACGCGCAGCCGACCATCGACCAGCACCCGCAGCGGCGGGCGCTGCAACGCCAGCGCCGTGGTCTCCGCATCCAGCCCCAATTCGCCGCCGCGCACGGTCAGCCGCGCGGCGTCCATCAGCACGGTATCGGCGCCGGTCAGCACCACGCTGGAACGGGCGCGCAGGCGCTGCACCTCGGCGCGCGCGGCCGGCCCGGTGATCCACTGACTCTCGCCGCTGGCCATCGCGGTACGCCCGTCCAGGCTCATCGCCAGCTTGGCGCGAACGAACGGCAGACCGCTTTCCATACGCTTGATAAAGCCGTTGTTGAGTTCCCGCGCCTCGGCCTCCAGCACGCCGCTGGCGATCTCGATGCCGGCGCTGCGCAGCAGCTCCAGACCGCGCCCGGTGACCTGCGGATTGGGGTCCTGCATGGCCGCCACCACACGCCCGACGCCGGCCTTGATCAGCGCTTCGGCACAGGGCGGCGTACGCCCGTAATGGCTGCAGGGCTCTAGGGTGACGTAGGCGGTGGCGCCGCGGGCCCGTTCACCCGCCTGGCGCAGCGCATGGACCTCGGCATGCGGCTCGCCGGCACGCACATGCCAGCCTTCACCGACCAGCTCGCCATCGGCGACGATGACGCAGCCGACCCGCGGGTTCGGGTGGGTCGAATACAGCCCCTTGCGCGCCAGCTGCAGCGCGCGGGCCATCCAGGCGTGATCGGTGGTCATTCGGGCTTCGCGGGCTCGCGGGACAGCCGCTCGATTTCCTCGCGGAATTCGTTGAGGTCCTGGAAGCGTCGGTAGACCGAGGCGAAGCGGATATAGGCAACCTCGTCGAGCTTCTGCAGCTCGGCCATCACCAGCTCGCCGAGCACGCGCGACTTGATCTCACGCTCGCCGGTGGCACGCAGCTGATGCTTGATATGGGCAATGGCGGCCTCGAGACGCTCGACACTCACCGGCCGCTTCTCCAGCGCACGCTGCATGCCGGCGCGCAGCTTCTGTTCGTCGAACGGCTGGCGACTGCCGTCGGACTTGATCAGCCGCGGCATCACCAGCTCGGCGGTTTCGAAGGTGGTGAAGCGTTCACCACAGGCCAAACACTCGCGGCGACGGCGCACCTGATCGCCCTCGGCGACCAGGCGGGAATCGATGACCTTGGTATCGTGGGCACCGCAGAAGGGACAATGCATGGGGCTGAAATCGGTCGTACGTCGGGACGGCCATGGTAGCGCATCCGACCCGCAAGACAAGGCGACGGCTTTGCTGCTATACAACCCACAATAGTCGTACAGGAGGCTGTCCGTGCCGCCACGTTTTTTCGTTCTCCCGGCCTTCCTGGCCTTGCTCGCCGGCTGCAGCAGCCAACCCAGCGAGCCACCGACCGAGCCGGTCGAGCTGAGCACCGCCCCGCACTCCAAATTGCTCAACGAGCTGAGCGGCAGCCTGATCGGCGCGCCGGTTGGCAGCGACGTTGAACTCGCCTTGCTGGAAGTCGATCGCCGCGACCAGCCGGACCGCCTGCTGAGCAACGTGCAGCTCAAGGGCCGCGGCAGCGAATTGCCATTCATCCTGCAGTTCAATCCGGACACCTTTCGTCCGGGTCAGCGAGTGGAACTGCGCGGCCGTGTCACCCGGGCGGGGCAGTTGATCATGCGCCTGCCATCGCGCAGCATTACCAGCCCCGCCAGCCAGGCGCTCGGCCCGCTGCAGCTGGTCCCGGCACCGTGACGGCACCGCCCCCCTTACAAGCGGCACTGAACGACCTGCTGGGCGACGCACACCTGGTTGCCGAGCCGCTGCCGGACACTGATCTGCGACTCTGGCTGATCGATGCGGCCAACATGGATCGCGCCTTCAGCCCCGAGGAAACCCGGCGCATTCTCGAAGAGCCGCCGTACTGGAGCTTCTGCTGGGCCAGCGGCCTGGTGCTGGCGCGCTGGCTGGCCGAACGACCGGAATGGGTGCGCGGTAAGCGCGTGCTGGATTTCGGCGCGGGCTCGGGCGTCGCAGCCATCGCCGCCGCCAAGGCGGGCGCGCTCGAAGTGGTGGCCTGCGATCTCGATCCGCTGGCGCTCGCCGCCTGCCAGGCCAACGCCGCACTGAACGACGTCGAGCTACGCTATTCGCAGGACTTCTTCGCCGAGGCGGATCGCTACGATCTGATCATCGTTGCCGACGTGCTCTATGACCGGGCCAACCTGCCGCTGCTGGATCACTTCCTCAGCCGAGGCCGCGAAGCGCTGGTGGCCGACTCACGGGTACGCGATTTCGCTCATCCGCTGTATCGGCGCCTGGGCGTGATGGATGCCTGCACCTGGCCGGATCTGGCAGAGCCTGCGGAGTTCAGGCACGTGAGTCTCTATCACGCTGCGAGGAGCTGAAGAGCCTGAGGTAGGTGAAAACCGCGAAGCGTTTCCGCAAACTGTGCCGCTGCGGCCGGAGACCAGCCATGATCGACGACACCCTGCGCCTGTTCTTCGCCCTGCCCTGCCCGCCCGAGCAGGCGACGGCCATCTGCGCATGGCGTGACGACCAGACCCTCGACGGCAGAGCAGTGCCGCGGGACAATCTGCACCTGACCCTGGCCTTTCTTGGCGCACAACCGAAAGAACACCTCGACGCCCTGCTGCAGATGGCTGCAACCGTGCACGCCGAGGCTTTCAGCCTGACCCTCGACCGCCTGACCACCATCGGCAAAGGTTTCACCTGCCTGCAGCCCGCCGCCACACCGCCCGCACTGCTGCAACTGGTCGAAGCACTGAGCGAACGGCTGGCAGCGCTTGGCGTCGTGCTCGACTGCCGGCCATTCCTGCCGCACCTGACGCTGAGCCGCCAGGCCCGGAGCCGAGCGCAGCAACCGGCGCCGCGCTTCACCTGGCAC
This DNA window, taken from Pseudomonas sp. FeN3W, encodes the following:
- the ribD gene encoding bifunctional diaminohydroxyphosphoribosylaminopyrimidine deaminase/5-amino-6-(5-phosphoribosylamino)uracil reductase RibD, encoding MTTDHAWMARALQLARKGLYSTHPNPRVGCVIVADGELVGEGWHVRAGEPHAEVHALRQAGERARGATAYVTLEPCSHYGRTPPCAEALIKAGVGRVVAAMQDPNPQVTGRGLELLRSAGIEIASGVLEAEARELNNGFIKRMESGLPFVRAKLAMSLDGRTAMASGESQWITGPAARAEVQRLRARSSVVLTGADTVLMDAARLTVRGGELGLDAETTALALQRPPLRVLVDGRLRVPLDAPFFQAGEALVVTAVAGCEDAYRRAGHEALVLGQERVDLAALLRELAARGVNEVLVEAGPRLVGAFASLGLVDEYQIFMAAKFLGSSARPLLELPLERMSEARELKIVDIRAVGDDWKIVARPRLA
- the nrdR gene encoding transcriptional regulator NrdR; its protein translation is MHCPFCGAHDTKVIDSRLVAEGDQVRRRRECLACGERFTTFETAELVMPRLIKSDGSRQPFDEQKLRAGMQRALEKRPVSVERLEAAIAHIKHQLRATGEREIKSRVLGELVMAELQKLDEVAYIRFASVYRRFQDLNEFREEIERLSREPAKPE
- a CDS encoding YbaY family lipoprotein, encoding MPPRFFVLPAFLALLAGCSSQPSEPPTEPVELSTAPHSKLLNELSGSLIGAPVGSDVELALLEVDRRDQPDRLLSNVQLKGRGSELPFILQFNPDTFRPGQRVELRGRVTRAGQLIMRLPSRSITSPASQALGPLQLVPAP
- a CDS encoding 50S ribosomal protein L11 methyltransferase, giving the protein MTAPPPLQAALNDLLGDAHLVAEPLPDTDLRLWLIDAANMDRAFSPEETRRILEEPPYWSFCWASGLVLARWLAERPEWVRGKRVLDFGAGSGVAAIAAAKAGALEVVACDLDPLALAACQANAALNDVELRYSQDFFAEADRYDLIIVADVLYDRANLPLLDHFLSRGREALVADSRVRDFAHPLYRRLGVMDACTWPDLAEPAEFRHVSLYHAARS
- the thpR gene encoding RNA 2',3'-cyclic phosphodiesterase; the encoded protein is MIDDTLRLFFALPCPPEQATAICAWRDDQTLDGRAVPRDNLHLTLAFLGAQPKEHLDALLQMAATVHAEAFSLTLDRLTTIGKGFTCLQPAATPPALLQLVEALSERLAALGVVLDCRPFLPHLTLSRQARSRAQQPAPRFTWHVDRFVLYRSVNTADGVRYDELGSWPLLP